The following are from one region of the Odontesthes bonariensis isolate fOdoBon6 chromosome 12, fOdoBon6.hap1, whole genome shotgun sequence genome:
- the LOC142396299 gene encoding ileal sodium/bile acid cotransporter-like, which yields MSALRATAMVPSTCDPAAAVCSGANCIVPPSDFNAVLSLVMSISVTVMLALVMFAMGCTVEAKRLWGHIRRPWGIIIGFICQFGIMPFTAFALSLAFGVLPVQAIVIIIMGCCPGGSSSNIICFWLDGDMDLSISMTACSSILALGMMPLCLFVYTSVWTSGDAIQIPYDSIGITLAGLLIPIAVGMYVKRRWPNKAKIILKVGSIVGFFLIIVLAVIGGVLYQSSWVISPSLWIIGVIYPVIGYSLGFLMARFVGQPWDKCRTIALETGMQNSQLCSTIVQLSFSPEELEIMFSFPLIYSIFQLAVVLIAVGGYQVYKKRFGQGLGDADTEAPSSEAVDGDTTKKYGLENRAFESAENDKSDVKGTYKNIEL from the exons ATGTCCGCTCTGAGGGCGACAGCCATGGTTCCTTCTACCTGTGAtcctgctgctgcagtctgttcaGGAGCAAACTGCATTGTCCCTCCCAGTGACTTCAATGCTGTTCTGAGCCTGGTGATGAGCATATCGGTCACAGTAATGCTTGCTCTGGTCATGTTTGCCATGGGTTGCACTGTGGAAGCCAAAAGGCTGTGGGGCCACATCAGGAGGCCCTGGGGCATCATCATTGGATTCATCTGCCAGTTTGGCATCATGCCCTTCACAGCTTTTGCCCTGTCACTTGCCTTTGGGGTGCTGCCTGTGCAGGCCATAGTCATCATCATTATGGGCTGCTGTCCTGGAGGTTCAAGCTCAAACATCATCTGCTTCTGGCTGGATGGAGACATGGACCTGAG CATCAGTATGACGGCCTGTTCCTCTATCTTGGCCTTGGGGATGATGCCTCTCTGTCTATTCGTTTACACCAGCGTATGGACTTCCGGTGATGCCATTCAGATTCCATACGACAGCATTG GTATCACGCTTGCAGGCCTTCTTATCCCCATTGCTGTGGGAATGTATGTCAAGCGCAGATGGCCCAACAAGGCAAAAATTATCCTCAAG GTGGGGTCCATTGTTGGCTTTTTTCTCATTATCGTCCTAGCTGTGATTGGAGGAGTCCTCTACCAATCTTCCTGGGTCATTTCTCCCTCCTTGTGGATAATTGGAGTTATCTACCCCGTTATTGGATATAGCCTGGGGTTCCTCATGGCCCGCTTTGTGGGTCAGCCTTGGGACAA ATGTCGAACCATTGCGCTGGAGACGGGCATGCAGAACTCCCAGTTGTGCAGCACCATTGTCCAGCTGTCCTTCAGCCCAGAGGAACTAGAAATCATGTTTAGCTTCCCCCTTATCTACAGCATCTTCCAGCTTGCAGTCGTGCTCATTGCTGTTGGAG GCTACCAAGTATATAAAAAGCGTTTCGGCCAAGGCTTGGGTGATGCAGACACTGAGGCCCCGTCCTCGGAAGCTGTCGACGGTGACACAACAAAAAAGTACGGCCTGGAAAATCGTGCCTTTGAGTCTGCTGAGAATGACAAAAGTGATGTGAAAGGCACCTACAAGAATATAGAGCTGTAA